The Linepithema humile isolate Giens D197 chromosome 7, Lhum_UNIL_v1.0, whole genome shotgun sequence genome has a window encoding:
- the dmpd gene encoding F-box only protein 28 has translation MVSTRQSSNMGSSNGSGPGGEAGDVNSLKKQHSVTTVSTSGISNGGSTVESRSLNLLDLPVEILEKIFGYLGFNTVAHMRLVCHQLDRVCGSILNSTFQKLQAQMLSRFQAIKAQMPRRESARRNHPLACESDIIETLHMRLTLLQMSFGKHIERKHCCFFPGEILDEVYRILHHIKVTPKLQRPYKVTDELFDLSTMAMEYFKEHIEPTLPEIPYFGADFLDLAGTFTSSSSVSKPFMCLDSTPLTVGSKKTSSAGEEESSPSHCSDDPALLESNVSPPQSNMVLRKRIRKIKQGMRRYNSQLTLMRRDLRSCKAKIAEQQKQIVEYATRLDDNDKKNEETSRKFSTLLQELNKCKTELQYWRSKSPAIPVCVSCGQSMPVPTEDLQALANQGVLPEAFGEGHDFIPIADAHSPTEVASQLIITQSPPTPTMEMAPPKAPVPSIKRKIPVETEETSNDAAKKSRRTAKSRQAKRSKI, from the exons ATGGTATCTACTCGTCAATCAAGTAACATGGGAAGTAGCAACGGCAGTGGACCGGGTGGCGAGGCCGGAGATGTAAATTCATTGAAAAAGCAACATTCGGTGACAACAGTTAGTACATCTGGTATATCTAACGGAGGATCTACTGTCGAATCACGCAGTCTAAATCTCTTGGATTTACCAGTCGAAATCCTTGAGAAAATTTTTGGCTACTTGGGATTTAATACAGTAGCTCATATGCGTCtg GTTTGTCACCAGCTGGACCGTGTTTGCGGATCAATACTGAACTCCACATTTCAAAAGCTGCAGGCTCAAATGTTAAGTCGTTTTCAGGCTATTAAAGCACAAATGCCCAGACGTGAATCCGCGCGTCGGAATCATCCGTTGGCATGCGAATCGGACATTATAGAGACTCTGCATATGCGGCTTACTCTGCTGCAAATGAGTTTCGGCAAGCATATTGAACGAAAGCATTGTTGTTTCTTTCCTGGCGAG ATCCTGGACGAAGTGTATCGCATTCTCCATCACATAAAAGTCACTCCGAAATTGCAAAGACCTTATAAAGTTACTGATGAATTATTCGATCTGAGCACTATGGCCATGGAATATTTTAAGGAGCACATTGAACCGACATTACCGGAAATACCTTACTTCGGTGCCGACTTTCTGGATCTTGCAGGAACGTTCACTT CTTCTAGTAGTGTGAGTAAACCATTTATGTGCCTGGATTCCACGCCTTTGACTGTCGGAAGCAAAAAAACGAGCAGTGCTGGTGAAGAAGAGAGTTCTCCGTCACATTGCTCGGATGACCCTGCTCTCTTGGAATCTAATGTGTCGCCACCGCAATCGAACATGGTTTTGCGGAAACGGATCCGCAAGATCAAACAGGGCATGAGACGATACAACAGCCAGTTGACACTGATGCGCAGGGATTTGAGGAGTTGCAAGGCAAAAATTGCAGAACAACAGAAACAGATTGTGGAATACGCTACTCGACTAGACGACAATGACAAAAAGAATGAGGAAACGTCGCGGAAATTCAGCACACTCCTACAG GAACTAAACAAGTGCAAAACCGAGCTACAATATTGGCGATCCAAGTCACCAGCAATACCAGTGTGCGTAAGTTGTGGCCAATCAATGCCAGTCCCTACGGAAGATTTACAAGCTTTAGCTAATCAAGGCGTGCTGCCGGAAGCCTTCGGCGAAGGGCACGATTTCATTCCCATCGCGGATGCTCACAGTCCCACTGAGGTGGCATCGCAACTTATAATTACACAATCCCCGCCGACGCCGACAATGGAAATGGCACCGCCAAAGGCTCCTGTGCCTTCGATAAAACGGAAAATTCCCGTCGAAACAGAGGAAACGTCGAATGATGCCGCGAAAAAATCACGTCGTACTGCCAAGTCTCGTCAGGCTAAGCGCTCAAAGATATAA
- the bigmax gene encoding max-like protein X isoform X1 has protein sequence MADSLHKDGYETPASLPIRANSGNIGSDSDMKMEPSSPTEKYTFSRCSSTGSVNTPSSSAHNTEDEDSDNKNSTISYKERRREAHTQAEQKRRDAIKKGYDSLQDLVPTCQHTDSSGYKISKATVLQKSIDYIQFLLQQKKKQEEERNALRKEVVALRIMQANYEQIVKAHQTQPGHAEMRISDEMKFQVFQAIMDRLFQTFNNISVANFAELSACVFSWLEEHCKPQTLSEIVISVLQQLNSQIS, from the exons ATGGCGGATTCGTTGCATAAGGATGGATATGAAACCC caGCTAGTTTGCCCATACGTGCCAACAGCGGTAACATAGGATCGGACAGTGACATGAAGATGGAACCGTCTAGTCCTACAGAAAAGTATACTTTCTCCCGTTGTAGCAGTACAGGATCAGTAAATACACCATCCTCATCCGCTCACAATACAG AGGATGAAGATAGTGATAACAAAAATTCCACCATAAGCTATAAGGAGCGCAGGAGAGAGGCTCACACGCAAGCTGAGCAGAAGAGGCGGGACGCTATCAAGAAGGGTTACGACTCCCTCCAGGATTTGGTCCCAACATGTCAACATACAGATTCCTCAGGCTATAAGATTTCCAAAGCTACAGTGCTTCAAAAATCCATCGATTACATACAGTTTCTGTTGCAACAGAAGAAAAAACAGGAGGAGGAACGTAACGCGCTGAGGAAGGAAGTTGTCGCGTTGCGCATTATGCAAGCTAATTACGAGCAAATTGTCAAAGCACATCAGACACAACCGGGACACGCGGAGATGCGTATTTCGGACGAGATGAAATTTCAAgtg TTTCAGGCAATAATGGACCGcctttttcaaacatttaataatatttctgtagctaattttgcagaattatCTGCTTGCGTGTTTAGTTGGTTGGAGGAGCATTGTAAACCTCAG aCTCTAAGCGAAATAGTAATATCTGTACTACAACAACTCAACAGTCAGATTAGCTAG
- the bigmax gene encoding max-like protein X isoform X2, protein MADSLHKDGYETPSLPIRANSGNIGSDSDMKMEPSSPTEKYTFSRCSSTGSVNTPSSSAHNTEDEDSDNKNSTISYKERRREAHTQAEQKRRDAIKKGYDSLQDLVPTCQHTDSSGYKISKATVLQKSIDYIQFLLQQKKKQEEERNALRKEVVALRIMQANYEQIVKAHQTQPGHAEMRISDEMKFQVFQAIMDRLFQTFNNISVANFAELSACVFSWLEEHCKPQTLSEIVISVLQQLNSQIS, encoded by the exons ATGGCGGATTCGTTGCATAAGGATGGATATGAAACCC CTAGTTTGCCCATACGTGCCAACAGCGGTAACATAGGATCGGACAGTGACATGAAGATGGAACCGTCTAGTCCTACAGAAAAGTATACTTTCTCCCGTTGTAGCAGTACAGGATCAGTAAATACACCATCCTCATCCGCTCACAATACAG AGGATGAAGATAGTGATAACAAAAATTCCACCATAAGCTATAAGGAGCGCAGGAGAGAGGCTCACACGCAAGCTGAGCAGAAGAGGCGGGACGCTATCAAGAAGGGTTACGACTCCCTCCAGGATTTGGTCCCAACATGTCAACATACAGATTCCTCAGGCTATAAGATTTCCAAAGCTACAGTGCTTCAAAAATCCATCGATTACATACAGTTTCTGTTGCAACAGAAGAAAAAACAGGAGGAGGAACGTAACGCGCTGAGGAAGGAAGTTGTCGCGTTGCGCATTATGCAAGCTAATTACGAGCAAATTGTCAAAGCACATCAGACACAACCGGGACACGCGGAGATGCGTATTTCGGACGAGATGAAATTTCAAgtg TTTCAGGCAATAATGGACCGcctttttcaaacatttaataatatttctgtagctaattttgcagaattatCTGCTTGCGTGTTTAGTTGGTTGGAGGAGCATTGTAAACCTCAG aCTCTAAGCGAAATAGTAATATCTGTACTACAACAACTCAACAGTCAGATTAGCTAG